The window CCACGGTGAGGATGCCATGGAAACCCCTGCACGAAGTCTTCCGGCGAATCAGACCGGAAATCGTCCAACAACAGGAAGGGATCGAACATGGGCACCTCGTAATACCCGAAGACCCTGCGCAGGCGCACACCTGCTCCTTCCGTTACGGGCTCTCCCTGAAACACATGTTGTATGGATCGTCGCATATTGCCTCCGCAGACGGGGATAATCGTCATAACTTTACACCATCCGCCATACCGTGCCTATTCATTTTCCTTTCAGAGGCACTATGCGCCTCCCCAAGAACCATCTGGCATATGCCATGGAGCCAGAAAAGAAGGAGAATCTGCCCTGCAACGGTTGGCGGAAGCGGTTTTTTCCTGTAGTGAGCAGAACTTCGTTCCAGATTCCTCCCGCCACAACAGAACATTTACACACCGTTGAAACAGACGCTGTGCCTGACAGACAAGGTATCCCCATGACGGAAGCTGAAAGAGACATCATCCGCCAGAAGATTCTCCATGAAATTGAAAGATTGAAGCCAGAGATAGAAAGGCTGAAAGAAATCACCAAGCCCGTTCCTCCGGACGACGCCATTGGCCGCATTTCGCGCATGGACAACATCGTGAACAACAGCGTGAACAAGGCGGCGCTCAGCAAGGCCGCATCTCGTCTTGCCGGACTTGAGTATGCACTGGGGCAGACAGGGCATCCCGACTTCGGCACCTGCGTGGAGTGCGGCACGACCATTCCCACAGCACGCCTGCTCGCCATGCCGGAATCCGCCATGTGCGTAGCCTGCGCGGAGTAGAACCTGCTTGCCTCTCTTCTGGCCCATAGATAATATCTATGGATACCACCTCGGAGGATAGACAGATGCAGGTGTTAATCACTATTTCCAGCCCCGATCCGGAAATCAAATGGAACGCTGTTCGCTTCGGCAACTTTCTGCTTGAGCAGGGCGATGACGTCACAATTTTTCTAAACGGTCCCGGCGTGGATCTTCTGCAAGGGGATTGCGAGCAGTATCCCATCGCCGAACAAGCCAAGGTCTTTACGCTGAATGAGGGCGTGCTGCATGGCTGAGGCAAATGCATTACCACCCACGGTGTGGGTGAAAATCCCTTCGTCACTTTCTCCAACATGCCCTTCCTTTACAAGGCCATGGGAGAAGCCGACAAGATAATGAACTTCTAGTCCATCGGGCTTACACAACAAGAAAGGGGCCGCACCGGTACGTATCCGGTTGCGGCCCCTCCATTGCCTACGGGGATTAGGCAATGGAAATAACTAGCCGATAGGCAGCACGGTCTTGCCGTACACGTCGTTCAGCACATCCGCCATGGCGAGATAGAATGCGGAAGCGCCGCAAACAATACCTTCCCAGCCCGCCAGCGTACCGATGAGCTCACTGCCGGTAAAATCGCGTGCAGCCAGCAGGAAGAACAGCACCGTCAGAGACAGGAAGATGAATTTGAGCACGGTGTTGCTCTTGAGCGTGCCAAGGAACATGAAGAAGGTGAAAACGCCCCACATGGCCAGGTACCAGCCCATGTAGGCCACGGGCGTAGGATCGCTCAGCCCCATCTTGGGCATGACGATCAGGGCCACCAGCGTAAGCCAGAAAAGGCCGTACGAGGTGAAGGCAGTCAGGCCGAACGTGTTGCCCTTCTTAAATTCCATGATACCCGCAATGATCTGCGCGATACCGCCGTAAAAGAATCCCATAGCCAGAATCATCGAGCTGATGGGGAAGAATCCGGCGTTGTGAATGTTCAGCAGAATCGTCGTCATACCGAACCCCATCAACCCCAGCGGTGCCGGATTGGCCAGCTTCTGTTCCATTGCCACACTCCTCCCGTTACTGTCCTGCCATCTGCCATCACAACGGGGTAGATTTCAGGAACTGTGCACCCTCCGCCTCCGGAGACTGCCGTTGAAAAAATGGGCGAGGCGTGCCCGTACGCCTCGCCGCCCCACATATGGTTCGGCCATAAGCCGTATGCGCCGTAAGACGAATGCACGACCGTATCCCAGTAAACAGCCGCGCAGGAAGAAAGCCATCTGCCAGCGCATGGAAGGCACACTATCCACGTCTGCAGTATTGCGACAGCGCTTTTCGGTGAATGGACAGCTTCCATCGGCAAACGGTGAACGGTAGCAAAGGGTAAGGTGAAGGGAAAAATATGGAAGAACGGCGCAAGGCTGGAGCATGCGACATAGCCTGACGTGCATGCCAGACGCTCAGACATTCACCCCGAATGAAACCGGGGAAACCTGAAACAGAACGCACGTACAGACGTCACATCACAATCTCAGGCCCATAAACGCAGAAAAGGCTCAGGTGCCACCCTGAGCCTTTCTGGAAATTTGGTTAAAGAAAGAAGGTAAAAAGGTTATAGCAACTGGCATGCCAAAGTTCGAAACGTCCACACAAAAGATAATACTCACATAAAATCAATAAGTTACAGAAACGGCGAAGAAAACCGTTCCACCGCGACAGGTACAATTATTTGCACATACTCCCGCCAAATACTCCGGCAGGCGCGGTGCGGTTCAAAATTCTGCACATCGACAATCAATACATATATTACTAATTTTAATCACATTATTTGCTCTTTGTGCAATTCTTGTCTGCAAATCAAAACGGGCCGGAAAGAGGTTTCCCCTTTCCGGCCCGTCTGGTCCAAGATTTTTAACCCGCGCTAATCCACGTAGAGATAGCGTTTGATCTTGTGGGTCGGCGTCTTTTCGAAAGGTTCGGTCTGCTCAATGACCTTCTGCAGCTTGGAGAAGGCGGAAACCTTGCCGTTCACTTCCTGTCGCAACGCTTCCAGCACCTCACTCACCTTGGCCTGCATCTTGGCCGCAGGCAGGCTGCCGAACTCTTCGTCAGCCTTGGCGTAATCTATGTGCACGCGGGCCACCAGCTTGCCGTCCATCTGATAGACGATGCATTCCAGCACCCATGGCGACTGCATGATTACGCCTTCGATTTCTTCAGGATAGATATTCTCACCGCTGGGGCCGACAATCACGTTCTTGAGACGCCCCTTGATGGTAAGGTGCCCGTCGGCATCCAGCTTGCCAAGGTCACCGGTGAGGAACCAGCCGTCTGCAGTGAAAGTGGCCTTGGTTATCTCCGGCGCCTTGTAGTATTCGCGCATCACGTTGGGGCCCTTTACGGCGATTTCACCCTCGCCGGTGGCAGGGTCCTTGTCCATGATGCGTATCTCAACGCCGTGCAACGGCTTGCCGATGGAATAGAGCTTGGCCTTGCCCGGAGCATCGCCCGCGCACAAGGGGCTGGTTTCGGTCAGTCCGTAGCCGAGCCCGTAGGGGAATCCTGCCTCGCGCAGGAACAATTCCACATCCGGAGCAAGGGCCGCACCGCCGATACAGAACATGCGCAGACAACCGCCGAAGGTGGTCAGCAGCTTCTTGCCTGCAATGGCGTTCAGCTTCTTGCGTACGGCGGGAATGCGATAGAGATTGCGCTTGAGCCACGTTCCCGTGAGCTTGGGCAGGATGGCGGTCTTGAAAATCTTTTCGATAACCAGCGGCACGGAGAGCATGATTGTGGGTCGCACCTGTGACAGCGCGGGCAGCAGCGCACGGGCCGTGGGCGGCTTGTCCATGTAGTAGATATGTGCGCCGTGGGCCAGCGGCAACAACATGCCCAGCGTGCACTCGTAGGTGTGGGAAAGCGGCAGAATGGAAAGCAGTCTGTCTCCGGGGCCGACCTTGATGATCGTTTCCACCACGCTCACGGCGTTGGAAACGATATTACTGTGCGTAAGCACTACCCCCTTGGAATGGCCGGTGGTGCCGGAGGTGTAGATGATGGCAGCCACATCGTCGGGTTTCGCCTCGTAGCGTCTTTCTTCCAAAGACTTCTCCGGAACGCCGGCGCCGGCCTCGTCCCCCAGCTTGCTGTTCACTCGCTCGGAGAAGCGCTCCGCCATGCGCAGGGCCTTGTCCTTCCACTTGCGGAATTCACGCAGGCCGGTCTTCTTGATTTCCTTGAGTTTGTCCTTGCCTGCGTCCAGCCCGACCAGAGAAAAGGTCTCCATGAGAATGCACTGAGGCTGCTCATCGAACTGACCGTCCTCCAGCTTCGGATACAGCTTTTCCGAAACAAAAACGATGCGAGATTCCGAATGGCGCAGAATATGGTGGATGGCGTCGGGGTGGAAATCCGGCAGAATGGGTACCGCCACAGCCCCCATGCAGGTGATGGCGAAATAGGCCATGGACCAATGCGGGCAGCTCTCGCTAAGAATGGCAACCTTGTCGCCGTGCACAACACCATATTCTCCCAGCATCCGGCTCAGGCTGGCTACGGTTTCAGCGAATTCAACGTAAGTTATGACCTCTCCGCCCACATACGAAACTGCCGGTTCGTTCGCAAACTTCGCTGCGCTTCGATCCAGCACAGCCTGAAGCGTCTGCTTCTCCAGTGACTGCATGCTTAACTCCCTGAAATTGATCAGCCGCGAGCCCCCGCCGCAGCCCCTTGGGTTTACGGCAATATGCGCAATCGCGCAATATCGCGGGAGCACCTTGCGCCAACCGGCGCAAGACTCTTTCCGGCAGTCCGAAAAGCCCCATGCGTTGCCGCCCAACCCGGTCAATTTACGAAATGTCCTCTTCATGCACGCCAGATCGGCATCGTATTTCTCGCGCACAGACGACGGCGGAAAATGAGTGCGCGCCTCTGCCGTGCGGTATGCACGGCCATGGTTTGAGCCGCCAATCATCCCCTTGACCACATCCTGCAGATGCCGCATACCTTCTGTTCAGGCACAGACCCGTACCCGTCACACAGTATAACCTTACAAGGGAAAAGCCATGATTAAGCATATTGTCTGGTGGTCGCTGAAGGAAGAAGCAGCAGGCGCAACCGCCGCCGAAAACTGCGAAAAGATGGTTGCCATGCTCCGCAATCTGGAAGGGAAGATTCCGACTCTGGACAGCATTGAGGTTTCCACCCAGTTCCTCGGCTCCACCACGGAAGAACCCATTCAGGTGATTCTGCAGTCCACCCACAACGACGAAGACGGCCTGAAAGCCTATGCCGTGCACCCCGAGCACATGAAGTGCGTGGAGTTCATCAAGCAGATCGTCGCCACCCGCAAGGCTATCGACTACGTGATCTAAGCGCACTGTTTTTTGAAAATGAAAAGCCCCCGCCGGAAATTCCGGCGGGGGCTTTTTATCTTTTCGGCCTAAGCAACCTCTACGTGTTACCCAACTGCTACAACCGCTCCAGTCCTCAGGCGGCCTTGATGAGAGAAGTCAAGTGGGGAGAAGAAAGCGAGAGAGTTTCCAACGTTGGAGGGGACTATGGAGGAACAATCGGTACAGCGCCCCCCTCACTTCCAAAGCGAGAAGAAATAAACCTTGAAAAACAGCAGATTATCGATAATAAAACAGCAGAAACGGATTATTCGCAACACATTAGAATTCCCACAGATTATTAAATTCAACACACTAAAATGGTAGACTATATGATAGAAGACTTTTTCCACATACATCAAGCTCATAATTCTGAAATATCTTCACCTCACATCTGGATAAAACACCAGAATTACAATTCAAGCAATCTCTTAAAAATAACAAACTCAGAAAATAAGAAGGAGATATTTGTCTTTGCAAGAAAATACGATGACAATTATTCAAAGCTGAGAGACAATCACCATTGTCAAGAAACAAAATGCATCTATCTTTCACAACATTATAGAGACAAGTTAGGAATAGACTGGCGTAAAGATATGTCAAAATCTCTAAAAATAGAGCTTCCAAGCCACATACTAGCAAAAACTATTATCTATCCTTTCATTGCTTCTACAGACCACCCAGAGGCTTACGCACGGCTCTCTGCACAAACAGCCTTCATATCACTATTTCTTGGCGTCATATCTTTTATTCTTGGAATAATATCACTACTGATCGCTTAAGCTCAAATTACTTTACTAAAAAGCCCCCGCCGGAATTTCCGGCGGGGGCTTTCATATTTCCCATCACCCAAACCGAGCCGTGCGGCTCAGCGGTGATTAGTAGCGGTAGTGGTCGGGCTTGAAGGGGCCGTCCACGGCAACGTCGAGGTAATCGGCCTGTTCCTTGGTCAGCTTGGTCAGCTTCACGCCCAGACGGCCGAGGTGCAGACGGGCCACTTCTTCGTCCAGCTTCTTGGGCAGGGTGTACACCTTCTTCTCCAGAGACTTGTTGGTGGCCAGTTCGATCTGGGCCAGAGCCTGGTTGGTGAAGGAGTTGGACATAACGAAGGAGGGGTGGCCGGTGGCGCAGCCAAGGTTCACAAGGCGGCCTTCTGCCAGCACGATGATGGAACGGCCGGATTCCAGCGTCCACTTGTCCACCTGCGGCTTGATGTTCAGGCAGCTGCACTTGGGGTTGCGCTCAAGGTAGGCCATGTCGATTTCGTTGTCGAAGTGGCCGATGTTGCAGACGATGGCTTCGTTCTTCATCAGCTCCATATGCGCACCGGTGATAACGTTGAAGTTACCGGTGGCGG is drawn from Desulfovibrio mangrovi and contains these coding sequences:
- the satP gene encoding acetate uptake transporter — its product is MEQKLANPAPLGLMGFGMTTILLNIHNAGFFPISSMILAMGFFYGGIAQIIAGIMEFKKGNTFGLTAFTSYGLFWLTLVALIVMPKMGLSDPTPVAYMGWYLAMWGVFTFFMFLGTLKSNTVLKFIFLSLTVLFFLLAARDFTGSELIGTLAGWEGIVCGASAFYLAMADVLNDVYGKTVLPIG
- a CDS encoding DsrE family protein, whose translation is MQVLITISSPDPEIKWNAVRFGNFLLEQGDDVTIFLNGPGVDLLQGDCEQYPIAEQAKVFTLNEGVLHGUGKCITTHGVGENPFVTFSNMPFLYKAMGEADKIMNF
- a CDS encoding Dabb family protein; translated protein: MIKHIVWWSLKEEAAGATAAENCEKMVAMLRNLEGKIPTLDSIEVSTQFLGSTTEEPIQVILQSTHNDEDGLKAYAVHPEHMKCVEFIKQIVATRKAIDYVI
- a CDS encoding AMP-binding protein; the encoded protein is MQSLEKQTLQAVLDRSAAKFANEPAVSYVGGEVITYVEFAETVASLSRMLGEYGVVHGDKVAILSESCPHWSMAYFAITCMGAVAVPILPDFHPDAIHHILRHSESRIVFVSEKLYPKLEDGQFDEQPQCILMETFSLVGLDAGKDKLKEIKKTGLREFRKWKDKALRMAERFSERVNSKLGDEAGAGVPEKSLEERRYEAKPDDVAAIIYTSGTTGHSKGVVLTHSNIVSNAVSVVETIIKVGPGDRLLSILPLSHTYECTLGMLLPLAHGAHIYYMDKPPTARALLPALSQVRPTIMLSVPLVIEKIFKTAILPKLTGTWLKRNLYRIPAVRKKLNAIAGKKLLTTFGGCLRMFCIGGAALAPDVELFLREAGFPYGLGYGLTETSPLCAGDAPGKAKLYSIGKPLHGVEIRIMDKDPATGEGEIAVKGPNVMREYYKAPEITKATFTADGWFLTGDLGKLDADGHLTIKGRLKNVIVGPSGENIYPEEIEGVIMQSPWVLECIVYQMDGKLVARVHIDYAKADEEFGSLPAAKMQAKVSEVLEALRQEVNGKVSAFSKLQKVIEQTEPFEKTPTHKIKRYLYVD
- a CDS encoding TraR/DksA family transcriptional regulator, coding for MTEAERDIIRQKILHEIERLKPEIERLKEITKPVPPDDAIGRISRMDNIVNNSVNKAALSKAASRLAGLEYALGQTGHPDFGTCVECGTTIPTARLLAMPESAMCVACAE